A genomic segment from Leucoraja erinacea ecotype New England chromosome 39, Leri_hhj_1, whole genome shotgun sequence encodes:
- the LOC129714463 gene encoding protein lyl-1-like, whose protein sequence is MEKVERCTPHISGDGCSPVKTEPGLVSETPTNEGAGVDIRTPAQLSPQGDAAQQEDGGCPETGLSLSEGLALAVPVISLGHCKLHPLSGAHPVNGGPRTTQLTALHPMPSLVPGSEGRMVQLSTHPVASMVGSPYGPHPIINSTYIGATSTFSMFPNSRIKRRSSHHYEVEMRAGPPQKVVRRMFTNSRERWRQQNVNGAFSDLRGLIPTHPPDKKLSKNEILRLAMKYIDFLVQLLDDQSGEREREREPVDGAWPRAGWRGAGEAAVGQSPRATLPGPLASPVKLGLADMAAMAVRRQLSTIANGNGTPSPTAASPYGNVCSPNTEGEEGEEQEHLIKTEPEVEQPSLVSAVAQR, encoded by the exons ATGGAGAAAGTCGAGAGGTGTACTCCACATATCTCCGGGGATGGCTGCAGCCCTGTGAAGACGGAGCCAGGACTGGTCAGCGAGACCCCCACTAACGAGGGAGCTGGGGTAGACATCAGGACCCCAGCGCAGCTCTCTCCCCAAGGAGATGCCGCCCAGCAGGAGGATGGGGGCTGTCCGGAGACGGGGCTGAGCTTGTCGGAGGGGCTGGCGTTGGCTGTGCCGGTCATCAGCTTGGGTCACTgcaagctgcacccgctgagcggTGCCCACCCGGTGAATGGCGGGCCGCGGACCACCCAACTGACCGCCCTGCACCCCATGCCCTCCCTGGTGCCCGGCTCGGAGGGCAGGATGGTGCAGCTTTCCACCCACCCCGTGGCATCAATGGTCGGCTCGCCCTATGGCCCCCACCCCATCATCAACAG TACGTACATTGGAGCAACAAGCACCTTCAGCATGTTTCCAAACAGCAGGATCAAAAGGAGATCATCACATCATTATGAAGTGGAGATGCGTGCAG gCCCGCCCCAGAAGGTGGTCCGCCGCATGTTCACCAACAGCCGCGAGCGGTGGAGGCAGCAAAACGTGAACGGTGCATTCTCCGACCTCCGCGGGCtgatccccacccaccccccggacAAGAAGCTGAGCAAGAACGAGATCCTGCGGCTGGCCATGAAGTACATCGACTTCCTGGTGCAGCTCCTGGATGACCAGAGCGGCGAGCGGGAGCGTGAGCGGGAGCCCGTGGACGGAGCGTGGCCCAGGGCCGGGTGGCGGGGGGCTGGTGAAGCGGCGGTGGGGCAGTCACCGCGGGCCACCTTGCCCGGCCCCCTGGCCTCACCGGTCAAGCTGGGGCTGGCGGACATGGCGGCCATGGCTGTACGGAGGCAGCTCTCCACCATCGCCAACGGCAACGGGACGCCGTCGCCCACCGCCGCCAGTCCCTACGGTAACGTCTGCAGCCCCAAcactgagggggaggagggggaagaacagGAACACTTGATAAAGACAGAACCAGAGGTGGAACAACCCAGCCTGGTCTCGGCCGTGGCCCAGAGATGA